TTTTATTACACGGGTAATATACTTATCTTCTAAAATAGAATAGTTTTTTAGGCAGTGGAATGTTATTTCCATATTTATCCTCTCCATACCCATTTTCCGATAAAAGCTGAATATCATTTAAAGATCTTTTATCCCCAATAAACTTTACTTTTATATCCATTTTTATATCAATTTTCCCAGAAGCTAACAAAAATGAGATTGAGTTTTTTAAATAATCCTGGGCTGAGTCATTATTGCCAATCCCATTTAGTTCAAAATCGTCACTATATATTACAACTAAGTCTTGTTTAGCAAGTGTCTCAATAAGACTTTTTAGCTCTAGTCCCTCTAGTCCATTACTATATACATACTCAAAAAGCTTCTTTCTTTTAAGGGCATTTATCTCCTCATTCACTCGAAAAAGCTCTAAGGGAGTAGAAGGGTCATACTCGACGTTGTTAACAAACATACGAACCTCTCCCCCATAATAATTAATAATTTTTGAAACAAGGGAGGATGGTCTAACGTGAAACCCTCTATATGGAGGGATCGATACTGTAACTTCACCAATTTCTGCATAGCTATTTATTACGTCCCGACAAAGCTTCTCTGCCCCATCAAAATACTCAATCAAGTAGACCATAAAAAAGCTAATTGTTATCTCTAAAAATCGATCTACAGGAATTGGAAGCAGAGAACTAAAAAAAATGGAGGTCTTTCTTGGAACAATGTGTCTCTCATAGTAGTGAGAAAAATCAGTTGCAGACTTTAGCATATGAAAAATAAAACTTATATGCCCCCTTAAAACCTTTAATCTTGAATCTGCTGACTCTATGTCAGACTCTGATAGATATGTATCGTATAGAGACTGTAGGTTATGAAACCGTACTAAAACAAGTCTTAACTTCTCCTCACTCACACTCTCCGGTATAAAATTCCTGTAATCAGCTTTCTTTAGATTAGATAGATCATGGAAAAGTGAGAGCTCCGGTTTAAGGTTTAGGAACTCGGTTGCTAAATATATAAGACTTTTCCCTGGATTATCTATATGCCTTAAGCGTCGATCACGCTCTAATTTTACCATAAAATCTATATCAGAAAACTCTTGAGGATCTATACTCTCAACCCCCTTGCTATGAATTCCACACTTCTTAGCCCTTTTTACAAGGTAGGATGAGGCTTTAACAATAGCATCATATAGGTCCTCTTTAACCCTTAAGATATCCGATTCAAAGTTATTATCACTTTTAATCAATTGATAATTAACAAAGCTATTACTTACATGTAAAACATCGTAGGTAACAGTGGAGAATAGCTTAATAGCAGAGACCCCCTCCCTAAAAGGAAACCATTCCTCACTATTTCTGGCCCCTACAGAGTCTAGAGTCTCCTCCATCCATGTGGCCTCCATATTTAGCCGACCTAGGAACCGTCTATTTAAAACATACTTCTTATAATCTGGGTTAATAGTAAACAGACACAAGCCATATAATCTAACACAATGAGTTGATATAACATCTTTAAAATCAGACAAAAAAACCTCCTGTCATCTATTTTAAGTATATTAGAGAAGGGATACTATTGTAAAATACTTTCTGTTATACCATTCTTTATTGTAAGAGGTTATATGAGCAATTTAATTTTAATAGTTCTACTACTAATATCAAGTCTACCAACCTACACACTTTTTTTCCAACATAAGCTTAGCTTGGTTCCAACAATATTAATAACTTTGGTTTATATAGCTATTTTTATTATAATCTTAAAAAGAGACAAAAAAAGAAACCCAACCCTAATTTTAACTACAGAATCCGAAATAAATGAGACTAAGAGTAATTTTTTATCAAATATATCCCATGAGATAAAAACCCCTCTCAACGGTATTCTTGGCATGAATAACCTGCTATTAATGTCAGATTTAAATAGGGAACAGAGGGAGTTTTCAAAAACAATTAGCAACTGTGGAGAGTCCCTACTAACAACAATAAATGACATCCTGGATTTTTCAAAAATGATAAAGGGCGATTTAACGCTAGAGAATATTCATTTTGACCTTAGAAAGCTGTTAAAAGAGTTTTACTCTATGAATCACCTAACTGCAGAGATGAAAGACTTAACTTTTTTATACAGTATTGATAATGAGGTACCAAACTACTATAGCGGGGATCCTGGAAGAATAAGACAAATCCTCTCTAACCTTTATAACAATGCTGTTAAGTTTACCAATAAGGGAACAATTGAGTTTAGCTGTAACATAATTAAAGAAGATGATAAAAATGCAACTCTGCAGTTTAAAGTCTCAGATACAGGGATAGGTATCTCTAAGGAGAAAATGGAGACACTTTTTAACAGTTTCTACCAAGGGGACTCCTCCTTAAGCAGAGGTTTTAGTGGAACGGGACTTGGGTTATCAACATCTCAAAAGTTAGTAAAACTAATGGGTGGGGAGATAACTGTTACAAGCAGTTTAGGTGTAGGGTCAGAATTCACCTTCAACATAGACCTAGAAAAGGGACTTCCCCTTCTTAAACCTAGAAATGGTGTTGATTTATCAACAATTCGTGGTCTTATAGTAGACAATGGTGTTGTTAAAAGCTCTAATATTAAAAACTTCTTAAAGGAGCAGACTCAGATCTCCCGAGTTGTAGAGACATATGATCTTGCCCTTAATATTCTAAAATTTGAGAGATTTGACTTTATAATTTTCGATTTAAACACCTTCCATTTAGAGAAAGTGAACCTTGAACCTTTTATTAAACAGTTAAAAACCTTTAACGAATTAAAAATAATAACATTAACCCATGAAGGAACAAGGGGAGATGGAGAACTTTGTCGTAAATTAAATATTGATGGATATTTTTCTCAACCATTTAACCCAAAGATGATTCTTGAAGCAGTCTCTATGATAGTAGGAAAGGAATACAAAGATGGTGAGTTAACAACAATCCACACCCTTAAAGAGAATCAAAGATCCAAGGTAAATATTCTAGTTGTGGATGATAATACAGTAAACTTAATAATTGCAGAAAAACTACTTACAAAGATGGGGTTTCATATTGGTAAAGCACTAAATGGGGAGGAGGCTATTAAGGAGATTCAAAATAAAAAGTATCATTTAATCTTAATGGATCTACAAATGCCTGTAATGAACGGTTTACAATGTTCAAACTTAATAAGAAATGAAGAGGCAGGGAATCATAACAAAGATATCCCAATTATTGCATTAACAGCGAATATCTCACTTACAGACAGAGAGAACTGTAGCAAGGTAGGAATGAATGATTTTTTATCTAAACCCTACAACCCTCAACAGATCGAAGAGAGTATTAACCGTTTTGTCGACTGGGAGAAGTTATAAATTGTAATTATTTATATTTGTTCATATAATATAAAAAAAGGAGTCAGTATATGTTAAAAAAAAGTTTTTTAATATGTTTAATATTTATTACAGCAGTTTTTGGTTTTTCTCAAACAAGAAACAGCAAGAGACAATATACTCTTACTGTTAACAGTAATGTTAGAAACTATGAAGTATTTATAGATGGAGTAAAACAAAGGAGTAACAAAACAACACTTCCTGAAGGCTCTCACCTACTAGTTGTTAAATCTGATGGATATGAAGATTATAGCAACAGAATAAACCTTAATAGAAATATGGAGATAAATGCAGGATTAAAACCAGCAGTATCAAACTATACTGTAACTATTAATAGTAATGTAAAACCATTTGATGTATATATTGATGGTAATAGGATTTCTGGGAACAGAATCGCTTTACGGCCAGGGAACTATAGAATAAGAGTCGCGTCGAGGGGATACTTAGATTACAATACTAATATATCACTTAATAAAAACATTGTAATAAACGCAGCGCTACAACCAGAGATCCCAAAGTATTCATTAATTATAAATAGTAATATTCAACCATTTAATACATATATTGATGGCAATCAAATAAGTGGAAATCGAATCGTATTAAATGCAGGGAACCACTCTGTAATAATAAAAGCAGAGGGATATAAAGACTACATAACAAATATAAATTTAAATAGAAACACTGAGTTAAATGCATCTCTAGAACCTATAATCCCAAGTTATACCATAACGATAAATAGCAATATAACTCCAAGTAATATCTTTATTGATGGAAATCAAATAAACGGAAACAGCGTTGTAATTCAAGCAGGAACTCACTCTATATTAATAAGAGCCAATGGATTTATTGACTATATAACCAATATCAACTTAACACGAAATACTGTGATAAATGCCAACCTGGAACCTATTAAACCACCAAATGCAAAAATATCCGTAGTTGTACCAAGTGATTTATTAAGTAAAACAAATAATAGCTCTTTAAATCAGATAAAAATATACGATAATGGGAAACTGTTAAAAGGCTTTAACTTTGAACTAGAACCAGGTCTTCATACTATTAGATTTGAGTCTGGAGGTTTAGCAGTGGAGAGTAATTACAACTTTTTACCTGGTAAAGATTATACAATAGAACCTGTTTTCTACATAAATATAAATTAGAATTGATAAAAAAATTACCATTTCTACTTTTAATACTCTCATTACTATTTTTAGTTGTTTCTATTACGACCCTACTTATAGGGTCTAGTAGAAGTAAAATTTATCATCAGATGAAAGAGGCTGAGGTTGTAAGGAGCTACAAAGAGTTACAAGAGTTACAAGAGTTTAAGATAAAACCCTTTTTGCTTTACAGTCAAATAAGTAAAAACAATGCTGTTAAGTTTAAAAACATGGTTGCATATAAAGAAGTTATAGAGGAAAAAATTAAAATTAATACTCCTTCTATTAATTTATCTTTAGAAGAAGTGGACATTAAGTTAAAAGAAAACTACTCTATTGCTGATTTTAATACCCAATTTATAGATGGAGATAAACACTACTACGGTATAAAACCTGGAAGTGATGTGACTATCTATGTTATACCATATCACAATGATGATTTTTCAGGTTTAAAAGGCTACGAACTCTACCCAGGGACACCAGCTCAATATCTTAATTTTTTATCATCACCATATATCTATTATATGATTTATGTCAGGTTCTTCATTGGTATTGCACTATTATTATTTCTATTAAGTATGGTTATTAACATAAGAAAATAGATATGTTATGTTAATTAGATATTAATATTAAACTAGGAGGTAGTATGAGAAAGGCCAAAATATTGGGTGTACTAATATTCACATTAATTTTTATTGGTACAATATCTTGTACTCAAAACAAGGAGAAAGAGATGAGCAATTTAGAATTATCAGATGGATTATATGCCCAAATCCAGACTGAGAAAGGAAATATTACAATATTTTTAGAGTATGAAAAAACTCCAATGACAGTTACAAACTTTGTGGCCTTAGCAGAAGGAACAATGACAGATGCAACAAGAGAGGGCAGATACTACGACGGTCTTAAATTTCATAGAGTAATAGACAACTTTATGATTCAAGGAGGTTGTCCATTAGGAACTGGAACTGGAAACCCAGGGTACAAATTTGAGGATGAGTTTGATCCTTCATTAAAACATGATAAAGCTGGTATTTTATCAATGGCTAATGCTGGTCCTGGAACAAATGGTAGCCAGTTCTTTATTACCCATGGCCCAACTCCACATTTAGATGGGAAACATACAGTTTTTGGTCATGTTGTAGATGGTCAGGATGTTGTTGATAGTATAAAACAGGATGATGTTATTAATAGAGTTGAAATAATTAGAGTTGGAGAGGAAGCTAAGAAATTTGTAGCAACTCAAGATAGCTTTAATAAACTAAAAGAGAGTGCTGGAGAGCGAGCACTTGAGGCATTTAAAAAAGCTAATGAAGCTATTATTGAAAAAATAAAAGGTGAGTTTCCAGATGCTAAGGTTTCTGACTCCGGTATTTACTATACTATTTTAGAAGAAGGAAGTGGTGATAGACCTACAAAGGGTTCTACTGTTTCTGTTCACTACACTGGTAAATTTATGGATGGCCAAGTATTTGACTCTTCTGTATCCAGAGGAGAACCAATTGAGTTCCCTGTGGGAATGGGTCATGTTATTGCAGGTTGGGATGAAACAATTCTAGAGATGCAAGTTGGTGAAGAGCGAACAGTTGTAATACCACCAAACTTAGCTTATGGAGAGAGGGGTTATCCTGGTGCGATTCCTCCTAACTCTTGGTTAATATTTGAAGTAGAGTTAGTTGCAGTAAAATAGTTTTAAAGCCCTCTTTTATGAGGGCTTTTTTTAAAGGAAGTCCTATGTATCAGATTATAACCAAGTATTATAAAACAAAGTTTGGGGAATTGATATTAGGATCATACAGGGAAGAGTTATGCCTTTGCGACTGGAGATATAGGTCAAAAAGGTTATTAATAGATAGTAGATTACAAAAAGTTTTAAAAGCCCACTACGTTTTGGGTGAATCAGAAGTTATAAACAGATGTATAGAACAGTTAGAAGAGTACTTCAATTATAAAAGAAGAACATTCTCCATTCCATTACTTTTAGTGGGTAGTGATTTTCAAAAAAGAGTTTGGAATGTTTTATTAGATATACCATTTGGAAAGACAACAACATATCTTAAACAAGCAGAACTATTAGGCAATAAAAAGAGTGTTAGAGCTGTTGCTAACGCAAATGGTGCCAACTCC
Above is a genomic segment from Thiospirochaeta perfilievii containing:
- a CDS encoding PEGA domain-containing protein; this encodes MLKKSFLICLIFITAVFGFSQTRNSKRQYTLTVNSNVRNYEVFIDGVKQRSNKTTLPEGSHLLVVKSDGYEDYSNRINLNRNMEINAGLKPAVSNYTVTINSNVKPFDVYIDGNRISGNRIALRPGNYRIRVASRGYLDYNTNISLNKNIVINAALQPEIPKYSLIINSNIQPFNTYIDGNQISGNRIVLNAGNHSVIIKAEGYKDYITNINLNRNTELNASLEPIIPSYTITINSNITPSNIFIDGNQINGNSVVIQAGTHSILIRANGFIDYITNINLTRNTVINANLEPIKPPNAKISVVVPSDLLSKTNNSSLNQIKIYDNGKLLKGFNFELEPGLHTIRFESGGLAVESNYNFLPGKDYTIEPVFYININ
- a CDS encoding methylated-DNA--[protein]-cysteine S-methyltransferase; its protein translation is MYQIITKYYKTKFGELILGSYREELCLCDWRYRSKRLLIDSRLQKVLKAHYVLGESEVINRCIEQLEEYFNYKRRTFSIPLLLVGSDFQKRVWNVLLDIPFGKTTTYLKQAELLGNKKSVRAVANANGANSIAIIIPCHRVIGSKGELTGYAGGLRTKQKLLDLEQDLFII
- a CDS encoding response regulator, with the translated sequence MSNLILIVLLLISSLPTYTLFFQHKLSLVPTILITLVYIAIFIIILKRDKKRNPTLILTTESEINETKSNFLSNISHEIKTPLNGILGMNNLLLMSDLNREQREFSKTISNCGESLLTTINDILDFSKMIKGDLTLENIHFDLRKLLKEFYSMNHLTAEMKDLTFLYSIDNEVPNYYSGDPGRIRQILSNLYNNAVKFTNKGTIEFSCNIIKEDDKNATLQFKVSDTGIGISKEKMETLFNSFYQGDSSLSRGFSGTGLGLSTSQKLVKLMGGEITVTSSLGVGSEFTFNIDLEKGLPLLKPRNGVDLSTIRGLIVDNGVVKSSNIKNFLKEQTQISRVVETYDLALNILKFERFDFIIFDLNTFHLEKVNLEPFIKQLKTFNELKIITLTHEGTRGDGELCRKLNIDGYFSQPFNPKMILEAVSMIVGKEYKDGELTTIHTLKENQRSKVNILVVDDNTVNLIIAEKLLTKMGFHIGKALNGEEAIKEIQNKKYHLILMDLQMPVMNGLQCSNLIRNEEAGNHNKDIPIIALTANISLTDRENCSKVGMNDFLSKPYNPQQIEESINRFVDWEKL
- a CDS encoding peptidylprolyl isomerase encodes the protein MRKAKILGVLIFTLIFIGTISCTQNKEKEMSNLELSDGLYAQIQTEKGNITIFLEYEKTPMTVTNFVALAEGTMTDATREGRYYDGLKFHRVIDNFMIQGGCPLGTGTGNPGYKFEDEFDPSLKHDKAGILSMANAGPGTNGSQFFITHGPTPHLDGKHTVFGHVVDGQDVVDSIKQDDVINRVEIIRVGEEAKKFVATQDSFNKLKESAGERALEAFKKANEAIIEKIKGEFPDAKVSDSGIYYTILEEGSGDRPTKGSTVSVHYTGKFMDGQVFDSSVSRGEPIEFPVGMGHVIAGWDETILEMQVGEERTVVIPPNLAYGERGYPGAIPPNSWLIFEVELVAVK